From uncultured Roseateles sp., the proteins below share one genomic window:
- a CDS encoding M20 aminoacylase family protein translates to MNTAELDVSQLQRWRHQLHRFPETGFNEARTADFVAQVLQVLGLEVHRGIGGTGLVASLTVGDGPGVIALRADMDALAMSENAPGRLHASQNPGCMHACGHDGHMAMLLGAAQLLVQRRDFNGTVRFIFQPAEEHGRGAAAMMADGLFQRFPVDEIYGTHNMPGLPLGQIATRSGGIMASEDNFVIRITGRGGHAARPQMAIDPLVIGAEIVLALQTLVARSVDPGQPAVVSCTEFITDGIRNALPTHVTIKGDTRSYSPEVQALLERRMRELCAGICSAHGATCEVEYTHEFVPTVNWPRCVPMAVAAARAVVGAEQVVEDVAPMMVSEDFGAFLRVVPGAFVFIGNGVAGAPGGVPLHNAGYDFNDQLLPIGARYFAELARQRLPSSSSRN, encoded by the coding sequence ATGAACACCGCCGAACTCGACGTCAGCCAGCTGCAGCGCTGGCGCCACCAGCTGCACCGCTTTCCCGAAACCGGCTTCAACGAAGCGCGCACGGCCGACTTCGTGGCCCAGGTGCTGCAGGTACTGGGCCTGGAGGTGCACCGCGGCATCGGCGGCACCGGCCTGGTGGCCAGCCTGACGGTCGGTGACGGGCCGGGCGTGATCGCCCTGCGTGCCGACATGGATGCGCTGGCGATGAGCGAGAACGCCCCCGGCCGCCTGCATGCCTCGCAAAACCCCGGCTGCATGCATGCCTGCGGGCACGACGGTCATATGGCGATGCTGCTCGGCGCCGCCCAGCTGCTGGTGCAGCGGCGCGATTTCAATGGCACGGTGCGCTTCATCTTCCAGCCGGCCGAGGAGCATGGGCGCGGTGCGGCGGCGATGATGGCCGACGGCCTGTTCCAGCGCTTTCCGGTCGATGAGATCTATGGCACTCACAATATGCCCGGCCTGCCGCTGGGCCAGATCGCCACGCGCAGCGGCGGCATCATGGCCAGCGAGGACAACTTCGTCATCCGCATCACCGGCCGCGGCGGCCATGCGGCCCGGCCGCAGATGGCCATAGACCCGCTGGTCATCGGCGCCGAGATCGTGCTGGCGCTGCAGACGCTGGTCGCCCGCTCGGTCGATCCGGGCCAGCCGGCCGTCGTCTCCTGCACCGAGTTCATCACCGACGGCATACGCAATGCGCTGCCGACGCATGTGACGATCAAGGGCGACACGCGCAGCTACTCGCCCGAGGTGCAGGCCCTGCTGGAGCGGCGCATGCGTGAGCTGTGCGCGGGCATCTGCAGCGCCCATGGCGCGACGTGCGAGGTCGAGTACACGCATGAGTTCGTGCCGACGGTGAACTGGCCGCGCTGCGTGCCGATGGCCGTGGCGGCGGCGCGTGCGGTGGTCGGTGCCGAACAGGTGGTCGAGGACGTGGCGCCGATGATGGTGTCCGAGGACTTCGGTGCCTTTTTGCGCGTGGTGCCCGGCGCCTTTGTCTTCATCGGCAACGGCGTGGCCGGCGCGCCCGGCGGCGTGCCGCTGCACAACGCCGGCTACGACTTCAACGACCAGCTGCTGCCGATAGGCGCCCGCTACTTCGCCGAGCTGGCCCGCCAGCGCCTGCCTTCGTCTTCATCCAGGAACTGA
- a CDS encoding amidase, which produces MDITDLTAQALSAAIRSRQVSCREVMQATLARIAIVNLRHNAIVSLRDGDQLLREADGCDAVLASGQPVRWMHGLPQAIKDIAPTAGLPTTSGSPLLRNFIPAQDGLMVQRMRAAGCIIIGKTNTPEFGLGSHTFNEVYGITRNAYDPSKSAGGSSGGAAVALATRMVSVADGSDFMGSLRNPAGWNNVFGFRPSQGRVPAWPVNDVWVSQLSTEGPMARTVHDLALLLDTQSGHDPRVPLSLPDHPSFAAALDDFNPKTARIGWLGDLGGYLPMEPGVLDVCEQALRRLADGGCKVDAIAQPGFAPEQVWQTWLVWRRWLVAARLAPHLAANPTNRALIKPEALWEHDQAADLTGAQTLAASAQRSAFYQQMLALFEHHDFLALPSAQVWPFDAEQRWPTQIAGRPMDTYHRWMEVVIYATLAGLPCISVPAGFSATGLPMGLQLIGKPRGDLALLQLARAYETAAQNVLGVRPA; this is translated from the coding sequence ATGGACATCACCGATCTGACCGCGCAAGCGCTGTCCGCCGCCATCCGCTCCCGCCAGGTCTCCTGCCGCGAGGTCATGCAGGCCACCTTGGCGCGCATTGCCATCGTCAACCTGCGGCACAACGCCATCGTCAGCCTGCGTGACGGCGATCAGCTGCTGCGTGAGGCCGATGGCTGCGATGCCGTGCTGGCATCCGGCCAGCCGGTCCGGTGGATGCACGGTCTGCCGCAGGCGATCAAGGACATCGCCCCGACCGCCGGCCTGCCCACCACCTCCGGCTCGCCGCTGCTGCGCAATTTCATTCCGGCCCAGGACGGGCTGATGGTGCAGCGCATGCGGGCCGCCGGCTGCATCATCATCGGCAAGACCAACACGCCCGAGTTCGGCCTGGGCTCGCACACCTTCAACGAGGTGTACGGCATCACCCGCAATGCCTACGACCCGTCGAAATCGGCCGGCGGCAGCAGCGGCGGCGCGGCCGTGGCCCTGGCCACGCGCATGGTGTCCGTGGCCGACGGCAGCGACTTCATGGGCAGCCTGCGCAACCCTGCAGGCTGGAACAATGTGTTCGGCTTTCGCCCCAGCCAGGGCCGCGTGCCGGCCTGGCCGGTCAACGATGTGTGGGTGAGCCAGCTCAGCACCGAGGGGCCGATGGCGCGCACCGTGCACGACCTGGCCCTCCTGCTCGACACCCAGTCGGGCCACGACCCGCGCGTGCCGCTGTCGCTGCCCGATCACCCCAGTTTCGCTGCTGCGCTGGACGACTTCAATCCCAAGACCGCCCGCATCGGCTGGCTGGGCGATCTGGGCGGCTACCTGCCCATGGAGCCCGGCGTGCTGGACGTCTGCGAGCAGGCCCTGCGCCGCCTGGCCGATGGCGGCTGCAAGGTCGATGCCATCGCCCAGCCCGGCTTTGCGCCGGAGCAGGTCTGGCAGACCTGGCTGGTCTGGCGGCGCTGGCTGGTGGCCGCGCGCCTGGCACCGCATCTGGCGGCGAATCCGACCAACCGCGCACTGATCAAGCCCGAGGCCCTGTGGGAGCATGACCAGGCCGCCGATCTGACCGGTGCCCAGACCCTGGCCGCCAGCGCCCAGCGCAGCGCCTTCTACCAGCAGATGCTGGCCCTGTTCGAGCACCACGACTTCCTGGCCCTGCCCTCGGCCCAGGTCTGGCCCTTCGACGCCGAGCAACGCTGGCCGACCCAGATCGCCGGCCGCCCCATGGACACCTACCACCGCTGGATGGAGGTGGTGATCTACGCCACCCTGGCCGGCCTGCCCTGTATCAGCGTGCCGGCGGGGTTCAGTGCCACGGGCTTGCCTATGGGGTTGCAGCTGATAGGCAAGCCGCGCGGCGATCTGGCGCTGCTGCAGTTGGCGCGGGCGTATGAGACGGCGGCGCAGAATGTGTTGGGCGTGCGGCCCGCCTAA
- a CDS encoding TetR/AcrR family transcriptional regulator: MDKSPTRKELSHERIVETAARAIRRAGFQGVGVADIMKEAGLTHGGFYAHFASRDALLCEALERAGQDGGAGLARRIVSQRLVDASALRQLVEAYLADGNLAATEHGCPVAALASEMPRQAPEVREVAAQRVRGLIATVAKALPAEADADSAAVIAAQLVGALQLARALGDNAQGRALLAATRRAVLVQHDTVSITPSH, encoded by the coding sequence ATGGACAAGTCACCCACCCGCAAGGAGCTCAGCCACGAGCGCATTGTCGAAACCGCCGCGCGGGCCATTCGCCGCGCCGGTTTTCAGGGCGTGGGCGTGGCCGACATCATGAAAGAGGCCGGCCTGACCCACGGCGGCTTCTATGCCCATTTCGCTTCGCGTGATGCCCTGCTGTGCGAGGCGCTGGAGCGGGCCGGCCAGGACGGCGGTGCCGGGCTGGCCCGGCGCATCGTCAGCCAGCGGTTGGTCGACGCCAGCGCGCTGCGCCAGCTGGTCGAGGCCTATCTTGCCGACGGCAACTTGGCCGCCACCGAGCACGGCTGTCCAGTGGCGGCCTTGGCCTCCGAGATGCCGCGCCAGGCGCCCGAGGTGCGCGAGGTCGCGGCACAACGGGTGCGCGGCCTGATTGCCACCGTCGCCAAGGCCCTGCCGGCCGAGGCTGACGCCGACAGCGCGGCAGTGATCGCCGCCCAGCTGGTCGGCGCGCTGCAGCTGGCCCGGGCCCTGGGCGACAACGCCCAAGGCCGGGCCCTGCTGGCCGCCACCCGCCGCGCGGTGCTGGTGCAGCACGACACCGTTTCCATTACCCCGTCCCACTGA
- a CDS encoding Lrp/AsnC family transcriptional regulator, which translates to MALDRLDTQILNLLQDDATLPIRALADRVHSSPATCQRRIAQLRASGVLLKQVAIVDRQRVGRPLTVFVSVELDKQNDALLRQFEQKMAAEDQVMACYEVSGEFDFLLIVSSASMERYHAFTREVFSSNNNVRNFKSTFAMHCSKFETRIVLDEPQG; encoded by the coding sequence ATGGCTCTGGACCGTCTGGACACCCAAATCCTCAATCTGCTGCAGGACGACGCCACCCTGCCGATACGCGCGCTGGCCGACCGCGTGCACAGCTCGCCCGCCACCTGCCAGCGCCGCATCGCCCAGCTGCGCGCCTCGGGCGTGCTGCTCAAGCAGGTGGCCATCGTCGACCGGCAGCGCGTCGGCCGGCCGTTGACGGTGTTCGTCTCGGTCGAGCTGGACAAGCAGAACGACGCCCTGCTGCGCCAGTTCGAACAGAAGATGGCGGCCGAAGACCAGGTGATGGCCTGCTACGAAGTCTCGGGCGAATTCGACTTCCTGCTCATCGTCAGCAGCGCCTCGATGGAGCGCTATCACGCCTTCACGCGCGAGGTCTTCTCGTCGAACAACAATGTGCGCAACTTCAAGAGCACCTTCGCGATGCATTGCTCGAAGTTCGAAACCCGGATCGTGCTGGACGAACCTCAGGGCTGA
- a CDS encoding M20 family metallo-hydrolase: MAREGITEALLLARIDAHGRIGATDRGGVCRIALTDADKAGRDQLVAWMRELGLQVQIDQIGNLFGTRQGLNPGAAPVMTGSHIDTVATGGRYDGIYGVMAGLEVVRWLNERELQTQRPLVVAAFTNEEGVRFMPDMMGSLVYAGGYPLQQALDTVGTDGARLGDELRRIGYAGELPCGDIRPHAFIELHIEQGPVLEAEGLSIGAVEDLQGISWQEIAITGQSNHAGTTPMRLRRDAGYCAAAIAVFVRQLAQRYGGSQVATVGAIALQPNLINVIAARATVTVDLRNTDEATLQRAEGELAAYLAELALEQGVEIVSKPLARFEPVQFDQRLVRCIEASAASRQLAQRRMTSGAGHDAQMMARICPSAMIFVPSQGGISHNPREHTAPAELTQGANVLLDVLRGLCDEG, translated from the coding sequence CTGGCCCGCGAGGGCATCACCGAGGCGCTGCTGCTGGCGCGCATTGATGCGCATGGCCGTATCGGCGCTACCGATCGCGGCGGCGTCTGCCGCATCGCGCTGACCGATGCCGACAAGGCGGGCCGTGACCAGCTGGTGGCCTGGATGCGGGAGCTGGGCCTGCAGGTGCAGATCGACCAGATCGGCAATCTCTTCGGCACGCGGCAGGGATTGAACCCGGGCGCCGCACCGGTGATGACGGGCTCGCACATCGACACCGTCGCTACCGGCGGCCGCTACGACGGCATCTACGGCGTGATGGCCGGGCTGGAGGTGGTGCGCTGGCTCAACGAGCGCGAGCTGCAGACGCAGCGCCCGCTGGTCGTCGCCGCCTTCACCAACGAGGAGGGCGTGCGCTTCATGCCGGACATGATGGGCTCGCTGGTGTATGCCGGCGGCTACCCGCTGCAGCAGGCGCTGGACACGGTGGGCACCGATGGCGCACGCCTGGGCGACGAGTTGCGGCGTATCGGCTATGCCGGCGAGCTGCCCTGCGGCGACATCCGGCCGCATGCCTTCATCGAGCTGCATATCGAGCAGGGCCCGGTGCTGGAGGCCGAGGGCCTGAGCATAGGCGCGGTCGAGGATCTTCAAGGCATCTCCTGGCAGGAGATCGCCATCACCGGTCAGTCCAACCATGCCGGCACAACGCCCATGCGCCTGCGCCGCGATGCCGGCTACTGCGCGGCGGCGATTGCCGTGTTCGTGCGCCAGCTGGCCCAGCGCTATGGCGGCAGCCAGGTGGCCACGGTGGGTGCGATAGCTCTGCAACCCAACCTGATCAACGTCATCGCCGCGCGGGCGACGGTGACCGTGGACCTGCGCAACACCGACGAGGCCACCTTGCAGCGCGCGGAAGGCGAGCTGGCGGCCTATCTGGCCGAGCTGGCGCTGGAGCAGGGCGTTGAGATTGTTAGCAAGCCCTTGGCCCGCTTCGAGCCGGTGCAGTTCGATCAACGCCTGGTGCGCTGCATCGAGGCCTCGGCGGCCTCACGTCAGCTGGCGCAACGTCGCATGACCTCGGGCGCTGGCCATGACGCGCAGATGATGGCCCGCATCTGCCCGTCCGCGATGATCTTCGTGCCCAGCCAGGGCGGCATCAGCCACAACCCGCGCGAGCACACGGCGCCGGCCGAGCTGACGCAGGGGGCGAATGTGCTGCTCGACGTGTTGCGCGGCCTGTGTGACGAAGGCTAG
- a CDS encoding IS1182 family transposase, with protein sequence MKRFIEGEDRNQVTLLPECLDDFIAEDNTVRIVDVFIDELDLVALGFDGASPSATGRPSYHPSVLLKLYLYGYLNRIQSSRRLERECQRNVELMWLTGRLAPDFKTIADFRRDNGKGIRNVCQRFVMLCRELKLFTEAVVAIDGSKFKAVNNRERNYTPGKIERLERELEESIQRYLDALETADRTQPTEIQAKTERLQGKIQKMRQRLQELQAVKAHLETLPDRQLSQTDPDARAMTTYSAKGTAMVGYNVQTAVDTKNHLIVAHEVTNNGSDRAQLSAIALAARDAMGKRRLKAIADRGYYSGLGLKACEDAGIAALVPKPMTSNARAEGRFDKSDFIYIARADEYQCLAGQRAIRRFSREEDGLQISVYWSSACPACPTKAQCTPSEYRRIRRWEHEDVVDRVQQRLDRMPTAMTVRKSTIEHVFGTLKHWMGWTHFLMRGIQNVSTEMSLSVLAYNFKRVLSILGFERTKKAMRLLGA encoded by the coding sequence ATGAAGCGATTCATCGAAGGCGAAGATCGAAACCAGGTCACGCTGCTGCCCGAGTGTTTAGACGACTTCATTGCAGAAGACAACACGGTCCGAATCGTGGATGTCTTCATCGATGAACTGGACCTGGTAGCTCTGGGTTTCGATGGTGCAAGCCCGTCTGCAACGGGCCGTCCCTCGTATCACCCGTCGGTGTTGTTGAAGCTCTACCTGTATGGCTATCTCAACCGCATCCAGTCCAGTCGCCGCCTGGAGCGTGAATGCCAGCGCAACGTGGAGTTGATGTGGCTGACCGGCAGGCTCGCCCCCGACTTCAAGACCATCGCGGACTTCCGTCGCGACAACGGAAAAGGCATTCGCAATGTCTGCCAGCGCTTCGTGATGCTGTGTCGCGAGTTGAAGCTGTTCACCGAAGCCGTGGTGGCCATCGACGGCAGCAAGTTCAAGGCCGTCAACAACCGCGAGCGGAACTACACGCCAGGCAAGATTGAGCGTCTCGAGCGGGAGCTGGAGGAAAGCATCCAGCGCTACCTTGATGCCCTGGAGACCGCAGATCGAACCCAGCCCACGGAGATTCAGGCCAAGACCGAGCGCCTGCAGGGCAAGATCCAGAAAATGCGCCAGCGCTTGCAAGAGCTGCAGGCGGTGAAGGCGCATCTAGAGACGCTGCCTGATCGTCAGCTCTCTCAGACGGATCCTGATGCCCGCGCCATGACCACCTATAGCGCCAAGGGTACGGCCATGGTGGGCTACAACGTGCAGACCGCGGTAGACACCAAGAACCATCTGATCGTTGCCCATGAGGTCACGAACAACGGCAGCGACCGGGCACAACTGAGCGCAATCGCTCTGGCCGCACGAGATGCGATGGGTAAGCGCAGATTGAAGGCCATCGCCGACCGCGGCTACTACAGCGGCCTGGGACTCAAGGCTTGTGAGGATGCCGGGATCGCCGCTCTTGTTCCCAAGCCCATGACATCCAATGCCAGGGCCGAAGGCCGATTCGACAAGTCAGACTTCATCTACATCGCTCGCGCCGACGAGTATCAATGCCTTGCTGGGCAGCGAGCGATTCGTCGCTTCAGCCGAGAAGAAGATGGCCTGCAGATCAGCGTCTACTGGTCGAGCGCCTGTCCTGCATGTCCGACGAAGGCGCAGTGCACGCCCAGTGAGTACCGGCGTATCAGGCGATGGGAGCACGAGGATGTCGTGGACAGGGTCCAGCAGCGGCTGGATCGAATGCCCACCGCAATGACAGTTCGCAAAAGCACCATCGAGCATGTCTTCGGCACCCTCAAACATTGGATGGGCTGGACGCACTTCCTGATGCGAGGGATCCAGAACGTGTCGACGGAGATGAGCCTGAGTGTGCTGGCCTACAACTTCAAACGCGTCCTCAGCATCTTGGGCTTCGAGCGGACCAAGAAGGCGATGCGGCTGTTGGGTGCGTAG
- a CDS encoding SDR family oxidoreductase, translating into MKLDNATVLITGANRGIGLAFAREVLARGARKVYAGARDPASITLPGVEAIRLDVTNPEDVAAAAQRAGDVTVIINNAGIAITGGFLAEGGIEAARRQMETNYFGPLRLSQAFAPVLAANGGGAILNVLSVASWISSPLLATYGATKSAAWSLTNGLRHELRAQGTQVLGMHMGFVDTDLTRGFDMPKTTPEDVVKRALDALEDGADEVLADEITQQVKRGLSAEPGVYLQALER; encoded by the coding sequence ATGAAACTCGACAACGCCACCGTTCTGATCACCGGCGCCAACCGCGGCATCGGCCTGGCCTTCGCCCGCGAAGTGCTCGCCCGCGGTGCCCGCAAGGTCTATGCCGGTGCCCGCGACCCGGCCAGCATCACGCTGCCGGGCGTGGAAGCGATACGGCTCGACGTCACCAACCCGGAGGACGTGGCCGCCGCCGCGCAGCGGGCCGGCGACGTGACGGTGATCATCAACAACGCCGGCATCGCCATCACCGGCGGTTTCCTGGCCGAGGGCGGCATCGAGGCCGCACGCCGGCAGATGGAAACCAACTACTTCGGCCCGCTGCGCCTCAGCCAGGCGTTTGCGCCGGTGCTGGCGGCCAACGGCGGCGGCGCGATCCTGAACGTGCTGTCGGTCGCCAGCTGGATCAGCTCGCCGCTGCTGGCCACCTACGGCGCCACCAAGTCGGCCGCCTGGTCTTTGACCAACGGCCTGCGCCACGAGCTGCGCGCCCAGGGCACCCAGGTGCTGGGCATGCATATGGGCTTTGTCGATACCGATCTGACGCGCGGCTTCGACATGCCCAAGACCACGCCCGAGGACGTGGTGAAGCGCGCACTGGACGCGCTGGAAGACGGTGCCGACGAGGTACTGGCCGACGAGATCACCCAGCAGGTCAAGCGCGGCCTGTCGGCCGAGCCTGGCGTCTATCTGCAAGCGCTGGAGCGCTGA